Genomic DNA from Halobaculum sp. MBLA0147:
GTGACGGCGGGACGCTCACCGCCCTGACCGACGGCGGCCGCGACGAGCGCACCGACGGCGGTGTCGACGTGCCGGCCGACGAGTCCACCGACGCGCGGGGTGTGTCGGACGCGACGACCGACACCGAGGAGACGGGAGGTGACCACTGATGGCGGTGCCGGTCCAGTGGTACCTCCTGTTGTCGGCGGGGCTGTTCTGTATCGGCGTGTTCGGCGTCCTCACGCGTCGGAACGCGCTGCTGTTCCTGATGTCCGTCGAGTTGATGCTCAACGCGGCGAACATCAACCTGGTCGCGTTCTCTCGGCTGTGGGGGAACCTGACCGGGCAGGTGTTCAGTCTGTTCACGATGGCGCTGGCGGCCGCCGAGGTCGCGGTCGGGATCGGGATCATCATCGTCCTGTACCGCAACTTCTCCGACGTGGACGTGACGGAAGCGACCACGATGAGGTGGTAAGATGGCAGGTGCATTCACTTACGCTCCGGCGATCGTCCTGTTACCGTTCGTGTCGTTCGTGATCGCACTCGCGGCCGGGCTGTACGGCCGCGACGTGTTGCCGAAGGGTGGGGCTCTCCCGGGCATCGCCGCGACCGCCGGCTCGCTCGTCCTCTCGGCGTGGGTCGCACTCGCCGTCGCGGGCGGCGAGGTGTACGACGAGACCCTGTACGAGTGGGCCGTCGCCGCCGGCGCGACGGAGGAGACACTGGCGTTGACCTTCGGTGTCTTACTCGACCCGCTGTCGGCGATGATGCTCGTGATCGTCTCGTTGGTCGCGCTGCTCGTCCACGTGTTCTCGCTGGGGTACATGAACGACGAGGGCGAGACCGGCCTCCCGCGGTACTACGCCGGGCTCGGGCTGTTCACGGCCTCGATGCTCGGGTTCGTCGTCTCGGACAACCTGCTCCAGTCGTTCGTCTTCTTCGAGCTGGTCGGGCTCTGTTCGTTCCTGTTGATCGGCTTCCACTTCCGGGAGCCGGGGCCGCCCAGCGCCGCGAAGAAGGCGTTCCTGGTCACCCGCTTCGGTGACTACTTCTTCCTGATCGGCGTCGTGGCGGTGTTCGCGACGTTCGGCACCGCACAGTTCGCCGGCTCGGAGTCGTTCCCGCACCTCGCGGAACTGGCACTGACCGGCGAGGAGAGCGTCCGCACGTTCGGGTTCGACGCCCAGACGTGGTTCACCGTCGTCGGCTTGCTCGTGTTGGGCGGCGTGATCGGGAAGTCCGCGCAGTTCCCACTGCACACGTGGCTCCCGGACGCGATGGAGGGTCCGACCCCCGTCTCGGCGCTGATCCACGCGGCGACGATGGTCGCGGCCGGCGTGTTCCTCGTCGCCCGGATGTACGGGTTCTACGCCGTCTCTCCGACCGCGCTCGCGGTCGTGGCACTCGTCGGCGGGTTCACGGCGCTGTTCGCGGCGACGATGGGCGTCGTCAAGCGCGAACTGAAACAGGTGCTCGCGTACTCGACGATCTCTCAGTACGGCTACATGATGCTCGCGCTCGGCGCGGGTGGGTACGTCGCGGCGACGTTCCACCTGCTCACCCACGCGTTCTTCAAGGCACTCCTGTTCCTGGGTGCCGGGTCGGTGATCGTCGCGATGCACCACAACGAGAACATGTGGGACATGGGCGGGCTGAAAGACAGGATGCGGGTGACGTACCTCACCTTCCTGTCCGGCTCGCTGGCGCTGGCTGGGATCGTCCCC
This window encodes:
- the nuoK gene encoding NADH-quinone oxidoreductase subunit NuoK, translated to MAVPVQWYLLLSAGLFCIGVFGVLTRRNALLFLMSVELMLNAANINLVAFSRLWGNLTGQVFSLFTMALAAAEVAVGIGIIIVLYRNFSDVDVTEATTMRW
- the nuoL gene encoding NADH-quinone oxidoreductase subunit L is translated as MAGAFTYAPAIVLLPFVSFVIALAAGLYGRDVLPKGGALPGIAATAGSLVLSAWVALAVAGGEVYDETLYEWAVAAGATEETLALTFGVLLDPLSAMMLVIVSLVALLVHVFSLGYMNDEGETGLPRYYAGLGLFTASMLGFVVSDNLLQSFVFFELVGLCSFLLIGFHFREPGPPSAAKKAFLVTRFGDYFFLIGVVAVFATFGTAQFAGSESFPHLAELALTGEESVRTFGFDAQTWFTVVGLLVLGGVIGKSAQFPLHTWLPDAMEGPTPVSALIHAATMVAAGVFLVARMYGFYAVSPTALAVVALVGGFTALFAATMGVVKRELKQVLAYSTISQYGYMMLALGAGGYVAATFHLLTHAFFKALLFLGAGSVIVAMHHNENMWDMGGLKDRMRVTYLTFLSGSLALAGIVPFAGFWSKDEVLYEALIHGLGTEGSLGTLFLAAYAMGLLAVLFTGFYTFRMVFLTFHGEPRTDQAADPESVRWNVKLPLVVLGVLAATTGFLNMAPVQKLTSLEGIDFLHQWLHGPKDVALMETLSTTHYKHLLHDVNAAEITAAKLSPLAPGLLSLGLASVGALAAYRLYAVPEPVEHTAKLGAVQDLLYNNYYQDEYQVWLATNVVQPLAGLADTFDQSVIDGVVNGVSSVSLLSGSRLRRIQTGVVSNYAALVTLGLTVLLVGFGLYEGWLL